In one Mesorhizobium australicum genomic region, the following are encoded:
- a CDS encoding VOC family protein, whose translation MTGQLDHIGIFVESLEKAIPFYQTVIGQGAPVIKEVPELGLRLAFFHRQGGLPVELVEASGKSEMRHGDVVVALEVDDLEAEIARLKAAGIKAYHQKPTKNLPLHRGWITKGDGHGTIVELCPKGEVERFVLGGAR comes from the coding sequence GTGACCGGACAACTCGACCATATTGGCATCTTCGTCGAGAGCCTGGAGAAGGCCATACCGTTTTACCAGACCGTTATCGGGCAAGGAGCACCGGTCATCAAGGAGGTGCCAGAGCTCGGGCTGCGCCTCGCCTTCTTCCACAGGCAGGGCGGCCTGCCCGTCGAGCTGGTGGAGGCTTCCGGCAAGAGCGAGATGAGGCACGGCGATGTCGTCGTCGCGCTGGAGGTAGACGACCTGGAAGCCGAAATCGCGCGGCTGAAGGCGGCGGGAATCAAGGCCTATCACCAGAAACCGACCAAAAACCTGCCGCTCCATCGCGGCTGGATCACCAAGGGCGACGGGCACGGCACGATCGTCGAACTGTGCCCGAAAGGCGAAGTGGAACGCTTCGTGCTGGGAGGCGCGCGCTAG
- a CDS encoding ABC transporter ATP-binding protein: MLEIRSLNAWYGESHVLHGVDMDIPAGKVVSLLGRNGAGKTTTMRAIMGLMGKTQGAINYGGVNLLKLRPDQIARKGIAICPEDRGIFPSLTVSENLFLPPIVAQGGMDIERIYALFPNIKERASSRGTQLSGGEQQMLAIARILRTGARLLLLDEPTEGLAPVIVQQIARTIREIKQLGYTIILVEQNAHFVEGLADIHYLMENGAIIDRLEGAEFATNIGRVDKLLAV; encoded by the coding sequence ATGCTTGAGATCCGCAGCCTCAATGCTTGGTATGGCGAAAGCCACGTGCTGCACGGCGTCGACATGGACATCCCGGCCGGCAAGGTCGTGTCGCTGCTCGGCCGCAACGGCGCCGGCAAGACGACCACGATGCGCGCCATCATGGGCCTGATGGGGAAGACGCAGGGCGCGATCAACTACGGTGGCGTCAACCTTTTGAAGCTTCGCCCCGACCAGATCGCGCGCAAGGGCATCGCCATTTGTCCCGAGGACCGGGGCATCTTCCCATCGCTGACGGTGTCGGAGAACCTTTTCCTGCCGCCGATCGTCGCCCAGGGCGGCATGGACATCGAACGCATCTACGCGCTTTTCCCAAACATCAAGGAGCGGGCGTCGAGCCGGGGCACACAGCTGTCCGGAGGCGAGCAACAGATGCTGGCGATCGCCCGCATCCTGCGCACCGGCGCCCGCCTGCTGCTGCTCGACGAGCCGACGGAAGGCCTCGCCCCCGTCATCGTGCAGCAGATCGCGCGCACGATCCGCGAGATCAAGCAGCTCGGTTACACGATCATCCTGGTCGAGCAGAACGCCCACTTCGTCGAGGGGTTGGCCGACATCCACTACCTGATGGAAAACGGGGCGATCATCGATCGTCTTGAAGGGGCCGAGTTCGCGACGAACATCGGCCGCGTCGACAAGCTGCTGGCGGTATAG
- a CDS encoding CaiB/BaiF CoA transferase family protein has protein sequence MAGPLTGIKIVELAGQGPAPFACALFADFGADVVLIDRPPASGWKLDVPRKYDFYMRNKRSVALDLKSAKGMATAKAMIAKADVLVEGYRPGVVERLGLGPDVCLDLNPRLVYGRMTGWGQDGPMAQEAGHDINYLALTGALHALGQAGSPPPPPLNLVADLGGGGMFLVAGILMALHAARDAGKGQVVDCAMLDGVAQLMSAFQAFRQQGTWTDRRQDNIVDGGAPYYGTYETSDGHWVAVGALEPQFYAALVSCLGLDRAQLPDRSDRRNWPAMRKQFAEIFARKTRAEWIEVMRGKDACFSPVLSIDETWNEPQMVARQTFVDMAGLKYPAPAPRLSLTPGELRRPAPEPGADTETVLADWGIKNGVAA, from the coding sequence GTGGCCGGGCCGCTGACCGGAATCAAGATCGTAGAACTGGCGGGGCAAGGACCCGCGCCGTTCGCATGCGCCCTCTTCGCGGACTTCGGCGCCGACGTCGTGCTGATCGACCGGCCACCAGCCTCGGGATGGAAACTCGACGTCCCGCGCAAATACGACTTCTACATGCGCAACAAGCGCTCCGTTGCCCTCGACCTGAAGTCTGCCAAGGGCATGGCCACGGCCAAGGCGATGATCGCAAAGGCCGACGTGCTGGTCGAAGGCTACAGGCCCGGCGTCGTCGAGCGGCTGGGTCTCGGCCCCGACGTGTGCCTCGATCTCAACCCGCGCCTCGTCTACGGCCGGATGACCGGTTGGGGCCAGGACGGGCCGATGGCGCAGGAAGCCGGACACGACATCAACTATCTCGCCCTTACCGGGGCGCTGCACGCATTGGGTCAGGCGGGATCTCCGCCTCCGCCGCCGCTCAACCTCGTCGCTGATCTCGGTGGCGGCGGGATGTTCCTTGTTGCCGGCATCCTGATGGCGCTTCACGCCGCCAGGGATGCGGGCAAGGGCCAAGTGGTCGACTGCGCAATGCTCGACGGCGTCGCGCAGCTGATGTCCGCCTTCCAGGCCTTCCGCCAGCAGGGCACCTGGACCGACAGGCGCCAGGACAATATCGTCGACGGCGGCGCACCGTACTACGGCACCTATGAGACCAGTGACGGCCACTGGGTTGCAGTGGGCGCGCTCGAGCCGCAGTTCTATGCCGCGCTCGTCTCCTGCCTGGGCCTCGACCGGGCGCAACTTCCCGATCGCAGCGACCGCCGCAACTGGCCGGCGATGCGGAAGCAGTTCGCTGAGATATTCGCGAGGAAGACGCGAGCCGAATGGATCGAGGTCATGCGCGGCAAGGACGCGTGCTTCTCGCCCGTCCTGTCGATCGACGAGACATGGAACGAACCTCAGATGGTTGCGCGTCAGACCTTCGTCGACATGGCGGGCCTGAAATATCCGGCGCCGGCGCCGCGCCTCTCGCTGACGCCGGGCGAACTGCGCCGTCCCGCGCCGGAGCCGGGCGCCGACACTGAGACCGTGCTCGCGGACTGGGGCATCAAGAACGGGGTTGCCGCGTGA
- a CDS encoding SDR family NAD(P)-dependent oxidoreductase: MGRLEGRRAIITGGGSGIGRASALRLAQEGASVMVVGRREEPLKETAALVAENGGTCLHHIADAGDEAGIAAAIERCVAELGGLEIFFANAGNTDSVRPFLEQTAEQWEGMFRDNVVTAFVACKLAGGYMAGHGGGSIILNSSTGSLRARGGTEAYGAAKAGVNHLTMTAACAFAGRKVRVNAILPGLTETGLTQPMFDWARKSGKEDRLGMLTPMQRPGHVDDMAGVVAFLASDDAAYVDGQLIPVDGGISATHPAGKFVY; this comes from the coding sequence ATGGGTCGTCTGGAGGGACGTCGCGCGATCATCACCGGTGGCGGCAGCGGCATCGGCCGCGCCAGCGCGCTGCGGCTTGCGCAGGAGGGCGCCAGTGTCATGGTCGTCGGCCGCCGCGAGGAGCCGCTGAAGGAGACGGCGGCGTTGGTGGCAGAAAATGGCGGGACGTGCCTGCATCATATCGCCGACGCTGGCGATGAAGCCGGAATCGCCGCTGCGATCGAGCGATGCGTGGCTGAACTTGGCGGGCTTGAGATCTTCTTTGCCAATGCGGGCAACACCGATTCCGTGAGACCGTTCCTGGAGCAGACGGCCGAGCAGTGGGAAGGCATGTTCCGGGACAATGTCGTCACTGCCTTTGTCGCGTGCAAGCTCGCGGGCGGATACATGGCCGGGCATGGCGGCGGCTCGATCATCCTCAATTCATCGACGGGTTCGCTGCGCGCACGAGGCGGCACCGAGGCCTATGGCGCGGCGAAGGCCGGCGTGAACCACCTGACCATGACCGCCGCCTGCGCCTTCGCCGGCAGGAAGGTGCGCGTCAACGCCATCCTGCCTGGGCTCACCGAGACGGGCCTGACCCAGCCGATGTTCGACTGGGCGCGCAAGTCGGGAAAGGAGGACCGCCTCGGCATGCTGACGCCGATGCAGCGGCCAGGTCATGTGGACGACATGGCGGGCGTGGTCGCGTTCCTCGCCTCGGACGATGCGGCGTATGTCGATGGCCAGCTCATCCCGGTCGACGGCGGCATCTCGGCGACCCATCCCGCCGGAAAGTTCGTCTACTGA
- a CDS encoding ABC transporter substrate-binding protein, giving the protein MAFGKFKTAALSGVAMVAMALPALADVNILYLSDMSGPTSVLTGESSQRAIEMAIADFGGEVNGEKIVLSVADHLSKPDVGLGIAREWVDGNKVDLLFSVDQSAVALAVSDLVRDKNVAYLHGASSTALTNEKCGPNQVQMLMDSYGLSRAITIPLVEAGRKKWYYITVDYAFGQDLQAKGEDAIKEAGGEFVGASKHSPQTTDFSAFLLEAQAKGAETIGLATFGAWQVAIAKQAQEFGLSIPLAPYFLGDTDIKAAGLESFQNVQSAIQFYWDQNDKTREFAKRYQERYSRPPTFTNAMHYEFITHYLNAMKAVGKKDATAVVQKMRETPIQMINGDTASIREDGRTLRPMYSYTTKTPEESKGDWDFMKITGKIEADKLAPPLSESKCPLVKK; this is encoded by the coding sequence ATGGCATTCGGGAAATTCAAGACAGCAGCCCTATCGGGCGTAGCGATGGTCGCAATGGCCTTGCCCGCGCTCGCGGACGTGAACATCCTTTACCTGTCGGACATGTCGGGTCCGACCTCTGTGCTGACCGGCGAGTCCAGCCAGCGCGCCATCGAAATGGCGATCGCCGATTTCGGCGGCGAGGTGAACGGCGAGAAGATCGTGCTCTCGGTGGCCGATCACCTGTCGAAGCCTGACGTCGGCCTTGGCATCGCGCGCGAATGGGTGGACGGCAACAAGGTCGACCTGCTGTTCAGCGTCGACCAGTCTGCCGTGGCGCTCGCCGTCTCCGACCTCGTGCGCGACAAGAACGTCGCATACCTCCACGGCGCATCCTCGACCGCGCTGACCAACGAGAAATGCGGTCCCAACCAGGTCCAGATGCTGATGGACAGCTACGGGCTTTCGCGCGCCATCACGATCCCGCTTGTCGAGGCGGGCCGCAAGAAGTGGTACTACATCACGGTCGACTACGCCTTCGGCCAGGACCTCCAGGCCAAGGGCGAGGATGCGATCAAGGAGGCCGGTGGCGAGTTTGTCGGCGCATCCAAGCATTCGCCACAGACCACCGACTTCTCCGCCTTCCTGCTGGAGGCGCAGGCCAAGGGTGCCGAGACGATCGGCCTTGCGACCTTCGGTGCATGGCAGGTCGCCATCGCCAAGCAGGCGCAGGAATTCGGCCTCAGCATCCCGCTTGCACCGTATTTCCTAGGCGACACGGACATCAAGGCGGCCGGACTGGAGAGCTTCCAGAACGTGCAGAGCGCGATCCAGTTCTACTGGGATCAGAACGACAAGACCCGCGAGTTCGCCAAGCGCTATCAGGAGCGCTACAGCCGCCCGCCGACCTTCACGAACGCCATGCACTACGAGTTCATCACACATTACCTGAATGCGATGAAAGCGGTGGGCAAGAAGGACGCTACCGCGGTCGTCCAGAAGATGCGCGAGACGCCGATCCAGATGATCAACGGCGACACAGCCTCGATCCGCGAGGACGGCCGGACGCTGCGGCCGATGTACTCCTACACCACCAAGACCCCAGAGGAGAGCAAGGGGGATTGGGACTTCATGAAGATCACCGGCAAGATCGAGGCGGACAAGCTCGCTCCGCCGCTGTCGGAGAGCAAGTGCCCGCTGGTGAAGAAATAA
- a CDS encoding acyl-CoA dehydrogenase family protein has translation MIFTEDQFALKEAADRFAREVLLPGYQKRENQPFDRDLAREMGSLGFIGTDLPEELGGLGQTSITTGLVAEALAYGDFNMAALPVNVSLNAAVLLQHATKDIAEEWVPKMIAGEKLMAICLTEPRGGSDAARIELRARKRGGDYVLTGEKTSITFADSADIFLVFARTGSPEDGAKGVSAFFIPEGTPGIARLKFNDIGHRVVGRGSLFFEDVVIPETYRLGPEGTGFTQVMHGFDYSRALIALECIGAARASLDEAWAYSKDRQAFGRPIGQFQGVSFPLAEGESIIEAVRQLAYHTLQLREAGLPHTAEAAMCKWMGPKHAMEVIHSCLLTMGHYGYTFDLPHQQRMRDVMGLQIGDGTAGVMKQIIARQKIGRAAVPY, from the coding sequence GTGATCTTCACCGAGGACCAGTTCGCCTTGAAGGAAGCCGCCGACCGCTTCGCGCGCGAAGTGCTGCTGCCGGGCTACCAGAAGCGCGAAAACCAGCCCTTCGACCGCGACCTCGCGCGCGAGATGGGGTCGCTCGGCTTCATCGGCACGGATCTTCCCGAGGAGCTGGGCGGCCTCGGCCAGACCTCTATCACCACCGGCCTGGTCGCGGAGGCTCTCGCCTATGGCGACTTCAACATGGCCGCGCTGCCGGTGAACGTCTCGCTCAACGCGGCCGTGCTCTTGCAGCATGCGACGAAGGACATCGCGGAAGAGTGGGTGCCGAAGATGATCGCCGGCGAGAAGCTGATGGCGATCTGCCTGACCGAACCGCGCGGCGGGTCGGACGCGGCGCGCATCGAGCTGAGGGCGCGCAAGCGCGGCGGCGACTATGTGCTGACCGGCGAGAAGACATCGATCACCTTCGCCGACAGCGCCGACATCTTCCTGGTGTTCGCCCGCACCGGCAGCCCTGAAGACGGCGCAAAGGGCGTTTCGGCCTTCTTCATTCCAGAAGGCACGCCCGGCATCGCGCGGCTGAAGTTCAACGACATTGGCCACCGCGTCGTCGGCCGCGGCTCGCTGTTCTTCGAGGATGTCGTCATACCCGAGACATACAGGCTGGGCCCGGAAGGAACGGGCTTCACTCAAGTGATGCATGGCTTCGATTATTCCCGGGCGCTGATCGCGCTGGAATGCATCGGCGCAGCGCGAGCCTCGCTCGACGAGGCCTGGGCCTATTCGAAGGACCGCCAGGCCTTCGGCCGGCCGATCGGCCAGTTCCAGGGGGTGAGCTTCCCGCTGGCCGAGGGGGAGTCGATCATCGAGGCCGTTCGCCAGCTCGCCTACCATACGCTGCAACTGCGCGAAGCTGGCCTGCCGCACACCGCCGAGGCGGCGATGTGCAAGTGGATGGGGCCGAAGCACGCGATGGAGGTGATCCACAGCTGCCTGCTGACCATGGGCCACTATGGCTACACCTTCGACCTGCCGCACCAGCAGCGCATGCGCGACGTGATGGGATTGCAGATCGGCGACGGCACCGCGGGCGTGATGAAGCAGATCATCGCACGCCAGAAAATCGGCCGCGCCGCTGTCCCCTACTGA
- a CDS encoding ABC transporter substrate-binding protein — MTFIRLKLAMLAGVASLAAPWPAFADVNILYLSDMSGPTSVLTGESSQRAIEMAIDDFGGEVNGEKIVLHVADHLSKPDVALGIAREFVDKGDLNLLFSVDHSAAAQAVSDLVRDKNLTFIASAAAMPMINEKCGPRQVQMLMDSYGLSRAITVPLVEAGLKKWYYITVDYAFGQDLQAFGESALAESGGELVGSAKHSPQTTDFSAFLLEAQAKGADAIGLATFGAWQIAIAKQAQEFGITIPLAPYLLGDTDIKAAGLESFQNVSGAIQFYWDQNDKTREFAKRFQERYSRPPTFTNAMAYEMITHYLKAADEAGNDDATEIVKKMREAPIQMINGDTASIREDGRTMRPMYSFVTKTPQESKGDWDYLKITGKIDADKIAPPLSGSKCPLVKS, encoded by the coding sequence ATGACATTTATCAGACTGAAACTTGCGATGCTGGCGGGGGTCGCGTCACTCGCGGCCCCGTGGCCGGCATTTGCCGACGTGAACATTCTTTACCTGTCGGACATGTCCGGTCCGACCTCGGTGCTGACCGGAGAATCCAGCCAGCGCGCCATCGAGATGGCCATCGATGATTTCGGCGGCGAAGTGAATGGCGAGAAGATCGTGCTCCACGTGGCCGATCACTTGTCCAAGCCCGACGTCGCGCTCGGCATCGCCCGCGAGTTCGTGGACAAGGGCGACCTGAACCTCCTGTTCAGCGTCGACCATTCTGCGGCCGCGCAGGCGGTGTCCGACCTCGTCCGTGACAAGAACCTGACCTTCATCGCAAGCGCCGCGGCCATGCCGATGATCAACGAGAAGTGCGGCCCCCGGCAGGTCCAGATGCTGATGGACAGCTACGGCCTGTCCCGCGCCATCACCGTCCCGCTCGTCGAGGCGGGGTTGAAGAAGTGGTACTACATCACCGTCGACTACGCTTTCGGGCAGGATCTTCAGGCCTTCGGCGAAAGCGCGCTCGCGGAATCGGGTGGTGAGCTCGTGGGTTCTGCCAAGCATTCGCCGCAGACCACCGACTTCTCAGCCTTCCTGCTCGAAGCCCAGGCGAAGGGCGCGGATGCGATCGGCCTCGCCACTTTCGGTGCGTGGCAGATCGCCATCGCCAAGCAGGCGCAGGAGTTCGGGATCACCATACCCCTCGCGCCCTATCTTCTCGGCGACACCGATATCAAGGCGGCGGGCCTGGAGAGTTTCCAGAACGTCTCCGGCGCGATCCAGTTCTACTGGGACCAGAACGACAAGACCCGCGAGTTCGCCAAGCGCTTTCAGGAGCGCTACAGCCGGCCCCCGACGTTCACCAACGCGATGGCCTACGAGATGATCACGCATTATCTCAAGGCAGCCGACGAGGCCGGCAACGACGACGCGACCGAAATCGTCAAAAAGATGCGCGAGGCGCCGATCCAGATGATCAACGGCGACACCGCGAGCATCCGCGAGGACGGCCGCACCATGCGGCCGATGTATTCCTTCGTCACCAAGACTCCTCAGGAGAGTAAGGGCGACTGGGACTATCTGAAGATCACCGGCAAGATCGACGCGGACAAGATCGCTCCGCCTCTTTCGGGCAGCAAATGCCCGTTGGTGAAGAGCTGA
- a CDS encoding VOC family protein, whose product MMRFHHMGVFVADIDEALRLWVDVLGFTLTHRAFIPDGRKDQPGTRMPAETLDDIFGVEGARSEMALLTSADGAMIELQCPLVPKIERTPPENLRYGHTGIHELGFQVEDIDGWFERIRAAGYQTQTDYVWPWAVTGKSFLFYDQDGNLIQFCEQKGMPSWRP is encoded by the coding sequence ATGATGCGCTTCCATCACATGGGCGTCTTTGTCGCGGACATCGACGAGGCGCTGCGGCTGTGGGTCGACGTGCTCGGCTTCACCTTGACCCACCGTGCCTTCATTCCGGACGGCCGCAAGGACCAGCCGGGCACGCGGATGCCGGCCGAGACACTGGACGATATCTTCGGCGTCGAGGGCGCGCGCTCCGAAATGGCACTGCTCACCTCGGCGGACGGGGCGATGATCGAGCTCCAGTGCCCGCTCGTGCCGAAGATCGAACGGACGCCGCCTGAAAATCTCCGGTATGGCCATACCGGCATCCACGAGCTGGGCTTCCAGGTAGAGGATATCGACGGCTGGTTCGAAAGGATCCGCGCCGCCGGCTACCAGACCCAGACGGATTATGTCTGGCCGTGGGCCGTCACCGGCAAGTCGTTCCTGTTCTACGACCAGGACGGCAATCTCATTCAGTTCTGTGAGCAGAAAGGTATGCCGTCATGGCGACCCTGA
- a CDS encoding long-chain-fatty-acid--CoA ligase: protein MQITQFVRQAKTLNPQGTATIYEGRSRSWVEFAERNARMAGALRKLGLAAGEFVAVLSMNSDRYVELFYAIPHAGGCFAPMNVRWSKAENAYALRDCGATMLFVGTDFVEQAVDLARDFPLKAVIYMGEGDIPDGMLSYEELITATEPVEDAGRAGEDLYAVFYTGGTTGDPKGVAFTHQALAQASIAYLAMLPDIEDLSFAYVGGFFHFSAANAALYITLSGGTHVVLPKFEPVAMMRAISEHRVTNAVMVPTMITMMLNHPDFDRYDLSSLRTLVYGGSPMPRELMAEASRKLPGWRFYQIYGMTETGGFATMLRWRDHIFDGPKAHRIGACGQPSPGVEIRIVDPAGNDLPRGQLGEIAMRSDYLMKEYLGKAEQTAVVLRDGWMFSGDAGYMDEDGYLYVADRVKDMIVTGGENVFSIEVERALYSHPAVMQAAVIGVPSQEWGEAVHGIVVLKSGQTATQAELIAHCRKHIGGYKCPKAITFRDEPLPVGPAGKVQKNVLREPFWAGRTKKI, encoded by the coding sequence ATGCAGATCACACAGTTCGTCCGTCAGGCGAAAACGCTCAATCCCCAAGGGACCGCGACGATCTACGAGGGGCGTAGCCGCAGTTGGGTGGAGTTTGCCGAACGCAATGCGCGGATGGCGGGTGCGCTGCGCAAGCTGGGCCTTGCTGCCGGAGAGTTCGTCGCCGTCCTGTCGATGAACTCCGACCGGTACGTCGAGCTCTTCTATGCTATTCCCCATGCTGGTGGCTGTTTCGCGCCCATGAACGTCCGCTGGTCAAAAGCCGAGAATGCCTATGCCCTGAGAGATTGCGGCGCGACGATGCTGTTTGTCGGGACGGACTTCGTCGAACAGGCAGTCGACCTCGCAAGGGACTTCCCGCTGAAGGCGGTTATCTACATGGGCGAGGGCGACATACCCGACGGCATGCTGTCCTACGAGGAGCTTATCACCGCGACCGAACCGGTGGAGGATGCCGGACGCGCGGGCGAGGATCTCTATGCCGTGTTCTACACCGGCGGCACCACGGGCGATCCCAAAGGCGTCGCCTTCACGCATCAGGCGCTGGCACAGGCGAGCATTGCCTATCTCGCCATGCTGCCGGATATCGAAGACCTGAGCTTTGCCTATGTCGGCGGCTTCTTCCACTTCTCCGCCGCGAACGCTGCGCTCTACATCACGCTCAGCGGCGGCACGCATGTCGTGCTGCCGAAGTTCGAGCCCGTCGCGATGATGCGGGCGATCTCGGAACACCGCGTGACGAATGCGGTCATGGTGCCGACGATGATCACCATGATGCTGAACCATCCCGACTTCGACCGCTATGACCTGTCGAGCCTGCGCACGCTCGTCTATGGCGGCTCACCGATGCCGCGCGAATTGATGGCTGAGGCGTCGCGCAAGCTGCCGGGTTGGCGCTTCTACCAGATCTACGGCATGACCGAGACCGGCGGCTTCGCCACCATGCTGCGCTGGCGCGACCATATCTTCGACGGGCCGAAGGCGCACCGCATCGGCGCTTGCGGCCAGCCGTCGCCAGGGGTCGAGATCCGCATCGTCGATCCGGCCGGCAACGATCTCCCGCGGGGCCAGCTCGGCGAGATCGCGATGCGGTCGGACTACCTGATGAAGGAATATCTGGGAAAAGCGGAGCAGACGGCCGTGGTGCTGCGCGACGGCTGGATGTTTTCCGGAGATGCCGGCTACATGGACGAGGATGGCTATCTCTACGTCGCCGACCGCGTGAAGGACATGATCGTCACCGGCGGCGAGAATGTCTTCTCCATTGAGGTGGAGCGTGCGCTGTATAGCCACCCTGCGGTCATGCAGGCCGCTGTCATCGGCGTGCCGTCGCAAGAGTGGGGCGAGGCGGTGCACGGCATCGTCGTGCTCAAGTCAGGACAGACCGCGACCCAGGCGGAGCTGATCGCCCATTGCCGTAAACATATCGGCGGCTACAAGTGCCCGAAGGCCATCACCTTCCGCGACGAGCCGCTGCCGGTCGGCCCAGCCGGCAAGGTGCAGAAGAACGTGCTGCGCGAGCCGTTCTGGGCCGGCCGGACGAAGAAGATCTAG
- a CDS encoding ABC transporter ATP-binding protein, whose protein sequence is MTDAVLRVRGITKSFGAFKAVDGVDLDIAEGEIHALIGPNGAGKTTCFNLLTGSLPLTSGEISLRGNAISGLPMDEIARRGIVRSYQISSIFPDFTALANVRFALQQKRGTNFDFWRSERTLEQLHGRAMDLLDQLGLVEWANVRAGDLPYGRKRALEIATTLALDPQILLLDEPTSGMGREDIGRVVDLIRKVAKGRTVIMVEHNLSVVEGLCNHVTVLARGRVIASGNYREVARNEKVVEAYLGAAHA, encoded by the coding sequence TTGACGGACGCGGTACTCAGGGTTCGAGGCATCACGAAGAGTTTCGGCGCCTTCAAGGCGGTGGACGGTGTTGACCTCGACATCGCCGAAGGCGAGATACACGCCCTCATCGGCCCAAATGGCGCGGGCAAGACGACCTGTTTCAACCTGCTGACGGGCAGCCTGCCGCTGACGTCCGGCGAAATCAGCTTGCGCGGAAACGCGATCTCCGGCCTGCCGATGGACGAGATCGCGCGCCGCGGCATCGTGCGGTCCTATCAGATCTCTTCGATCTTTCCCGACTTCACTGCGCTGGCCAATGTGCGCTTCGCCCTTCAGCAGAAGCGCGGCACGAATTTCGATTTCTGGCGCTCGGAACGAACCCTCGAGCAGTTGCACGGACGCGCCATGGACCTGCTCGATCAGCTCGGGCTTGTCGAGTGGGCGAATGTGCGCGCCGGCGATCTTCCCTACGGACGCAAGCGGGCGCTGGAGATCGCCACCACTCTGGCGCTCGATCCGCAGATCCTCCTTCTCGACGAGCCGACTTCCGGCATGGGACGCGAGGACATCGGCCGCGTCGTGGACCTGATCCGCAAGGTGGCGAAGGGACGAACCGTGATCATGGTGGAGCACAACCTCTCGGTCGTCGAAGGGCTTTGCAATCACGTCACCGTGCTTGCGCGCGGCCGCGTGATCGCCTCCGGCAACTACAGAGAGGTCGCCCGCAACGAAAAGGTCGTCGAGGCCTATCTCGGAGCAGCCCATGCTTGA
- a CDS encoding MDR family NADP-dependent oxidoreductase encodes MATLNRRWIYARPLEGPLSVSNFERRDAPVPQLRQGQALVRVRLVSIDPANRLYFALQAYRPQLAPGDVMAGFGIGEVVDSTDPRFRVGDLWHGDFGWQDYAVINSYDRHEYWHRCSEGHTEQDLLGVLGITGMTAWFGVEEVLRAQAGETAVVAGATGACGSIIAQLLKLKGCRVVGIGGGPEKCAWLTDELGLDAAVDYLAPDMAQALRTACPSGVQVYSDAVGGDVSRATLPLMRRGARWYHFGNLSAYADARPGVPAERHDSFMSEELRAHCHAEALKPRFLLVFDHYCHRLEAEARFAELLRDRRLIAPSTELDGFDRLPQALAGGGAGKIGKLNVRISEGQGAQA; translated from the coding sequence ATGGCGACCCTGAACCGCCGCTGGATCTATGCGCGTCCGCTCGAGGGACCGCTTTCCGTCTCGAACTTCGAACGGCGCGATGCGCCGGTGCCGCAGTTGCGCCAGGGGCAGGCACTGGTCCGCGTGCGGCTGGTGTCGATCGATCCGGCGAACCGCCTCTACTTCGCTCTGCAGGCCTATCGCCCGCAGCTCGCGCCGGGCGACGTCATGGCCGGTTTCGGGATCGGCGAGGTCGTCGATAGCACGGATCCGAGGTTCCGCGTGGGCGATCTCTGGCACGGCGATTTCGGCTGGCAGGACTATGCCGTCATCAATTCCTACGACCGGCACGAATATTGGCATCGCTGCAGCGAAGGGCACACGGAGCAGGATCTGCTCGGGGTTCTCGGCATCACCGGGATGACCGCATGGTTCGGGGTGGAGGAAGTGCTGCGCGCGCAGGCAGGCGAGACGGCCGTGGTGGCGGGCGCAACGGGCGCCTGCGGATCGATCATCGCTCAACTGCTGAAGCTGAAGGGGTGTCGGGTGGTCGGCATCGGCGGCGGGCCGGAGAAATGCGCCTGGCTCACCGACGAGCTGGGTCTTGACGCCGCGGTCGACTATCTCGCGCCTGATATGGCCCAGGCGCTTCGGACAGCTTGCCCGTCCGGCGTTCAGGTCTATTCCGATGCGGTCGGCGGGGATGTCAGCCGCGCCACCTTGCCGCTGATGCGCCGAGGCGCCCGCTGGTATCATTTCGGCAACCTGTCCGCCTATGCCGACGCGCGCCCGGGCGTTCCCGCCGAACGGCACGATTCCTTCATGTCGGAGGAACTGCGAGCACATTGCCACGCAGAGGCTCTCAAGCCCCGTTTCCTTCTGGTGTTCGATCACTACTGCCACCGGCTCGAGGCGGAGGCGCGGTTTGCGGAGCTTCTCCGCGATCGTCGGCTGATAGCACCTTCGACGGAACTCGACGGATTCGATCGATTGCCGCAGGCGCTTGCCGGCGGCGGCGCGGGCAAGATCGGCAAGCTCAACGTCCGGATTTCGGAAGGCCAAGGCGCACAGGCGTAG